Proteins from a single region of Ogataea parapolymorpha DL-1 chromosome IV, whole genome shotgun sequence:
- a CDS encoding Protein LDB17 — MTNVKLLQKDAITLDRFWDIANDLFHSDRQFDELRDGCTEDKVNSLLVNYLTLVCEHCDQLTTPDTEEQFYNDISEYVTCHRYYRSNMQFCVRKMLSLLTYSVGCNESNLGLEFDMLDNVTREQVNDSITVNEKLIRIIGWILIVNYQSDKDALLQILKNFNGFETLAGVLSNYSRISHNSNDKDPYIANYSPYFELFYELCKNYEFESTELDHVQSQLLEYLFESLEVVPKENNILNFMKFKLLLVLNEQFMVSQFSSTADSSYQIENRFFIKMTENSQRFQHFNEVLILNFNREQDHVIQILMLKVLYLVFTTSHTCGKFYINDLKLIIDIMIRELFNLSTVKEEALINTYLRVLYPMILFSSIKEEGYKRESISEVLRYLVGAEQTSETTKRLAERCLVLDFFNDKYGSPLITRNPAPYILSRENSSQSSVVSEIDSPDSPTAPIHRSRSNSSVSSQDSKGLHRKRPPPPPPRRYNQRNGSELMLSRTKVANK, encoded by the coding sequence ATGACCAACGTCAAGCTTTTACAGAAGGACGCTATCACTCTAGATCGATTCTGGGACATTGCAAATGACCTGTTTCATTCAGACAGGCAATTCGATGAGCTTCGAGATGGCTGTACGGAGGACAAGGTCAATTCGCTACTGGTGAACTACTTGACTCTTGTTTGTGAACATTGCGACCAGCTCACAACACCTGACACTGAAGAGCAGTTTTATAATGACATCTCAGAGTATGTCACGTGCCACAGATACTATCGATCAAACATGCAGTTCTGTGTTCGCAAAATGCTATCGTTGCTCACGTACAGTGTTGGTTGCAATGAGAGTAATTTGGGGCTGGAATTTGACATGCTGGACAACGTCACGAGGGAACAGGTCAACGACTCCATTACGGTGAACGAGAAGCTAATACGAATAATCGGGTGGATCCTCATAGTTAACTACCAGTCGGATAAGGACGCCCTTCTGCAGATTTTAAAAAATTTCAATGGATTTGAGACTCTGGCAGGTGTGCTGTCGAATTATTCACGAATATCACACAATTCGAATGATAAGGACCCGTATATTGCGAACTACTCGCCTTACTTCGAGCTGTTCTATGAGCTTTGCAAAAATTACGAATTTGAAAGCACAGAGCTTGACCACGTCCAGTCGCAGCTACTTGAGTACTTATTTGAGAGCCTGGAGGTCGTACCAAAAGAGAACAACATCCTAAATTTTATGAAattcaagctgctgctggtgctcaACGAGCAGTTTATGGTCTCTCAGTTTTCGTCGACGGCAGATAGCTCGTATCAGATAGAAAACCggtttttcatcaaaatgaCAGAGAATAGTCAACGATTCCAACATTTCAACGAGGTACTCATTTTGAACTTCAATAGAGAACAGGACCATGTTATTCAGATACTAATGCTCAAGGTGCTGTATCTGGTGTTCACCACCTCCCACACGTGTGGCAAATTTTATATTAACGATCTCAAACTCATTATAGATATCATGATCCGAGAACTGTTCAATCTGTCGACTgtgaaagaagaagcgTTGATCAACACGTATTTGCGCGTGCTGTATCCGATGATACTATTTTCAAGCATCAAGGAAGAAGGATACAAAAGAGAAAGCATTTCTGAGGTCCTCAGATATCTCGTCGGGGCAGAGCAAACCTCTGAGACTACCAAACGGCTGGCCGAACGGTGCCTGGTGCTGGACTTTTTTAACGACAAGTATGGCAGTCCCTTGATTACAAGAAACCCTGCGCCATACATTCTTTCGCGTGAAAACTCGTCGCAGTCGTCTGTGGTGAGCGAGATTGACTCGCCAGACTCGCCAACTGCACCCATACACCGAAGCAGGAGCAATTCGTCGGTCTCGTCGCAGGATTCGAAAGGACTTCATCGCAAACGGCCACCTCCCCCGCCTCCACGCCGGTACAACCAGAGAAACGGTTCCGAGCTGATGCTGAGTCGGACCAAGGTGGCCAATAAATAG
- a CDS encoding Mitochondrial protein kinase, translated as MPPNKTLQKQHVLRSGLERFIQKQAARPVPTVALNDLLKFNSAASHRDKSLMLVENANETLNDMVVLVTRRLIQFMKLPYIVVLNAKIADIYNAYLDTLKVILEFVAECDPASELTEEFTFKIQNLDQNDLFLQMLKKTIDMHTDNLSTLSEGFEEISGLNLVDDKTFLNDHLKERILMRLLANHHIQLTEQLNYKGEELERLDQIGMIEPNMNVLEVLHRSFVFVNDMAALKYDEKIRMNLKTVTINGDDTTTEQIVENFESPDGLEPLKFPYISSHIEYVLNEIFKNSTRAHIENRVKKPVDVLIVVNKPNVEKPGPQFYKLEMRIVDHGLGIKPEVLDKLFDYSFTTFESEVVEEDSYKTLNNTGANQANIIAGMGYGLPLSLTYNRLFNGDIELKSVYGQGTTVYLKWVGVDAKQIP; from the coding sequence ATGCCGCCCAATAAGACCTTGCAAAAGCAGCATGTGTTGCGCTCGGGATTGGAGAGATTCATTCAGAAACAGGCAGCTCGGCCAGTGCCGACTGTGGCGCTTAACGACCTTCTCAAATTTAACTCTGCAGCCTCGCACAGAGACAAGTCGCTGatgctggtggagaacgCCAACGAGACGTTGAACGATATGGTGGTCTTAGTGACTAGGCGACTCATACAATTCATGAAACTGCCCTACATTGTGGTCCTGAACGCCAAAATCGCCGACATTTACAACGCATATTTGGATACGTTGAAAGTGATTTTGGAATTTGTGGCCGAGTGCGACCCGGCAAGTGAGTTAACTGAAGAGTTCACTTTCAAGATCCAAAATTTAGATCAAAATGATCTGTTCCTCCAAATGCTGAAAAAGACCATCGACATGCACACCGATAACCTATCGACATTGAGCGAGGGATTTGAGGAAATATCTGGACTgaatcttgttgatgacaAGACGTTTCTGAACGACCATCTGAAGGAGCGGATTTTGATGCGCTTGCTGGCCAACCATCACATCCAGCTCACCGAGCAGCTGAATTACAAAGgggaagagctggaaaggTTAGACCAGATTGGTATGATCGAGCCGAACATGAACGTTCTTGAGGTTCTGCACCGCTCGTTTGTGTTTGTCAACGACATGGCTGCCCTGAAATATGACGAGAAGATCCGGATGAACCTGAAAACGGTGACAATTAACGGCGACGATACCACTACAGAGCAGATTGTGGAGAACTTTGAGTCGCCAGACGGTCTAGAGCCGCTTAAATTCCCATATATTTCCAGTCACATCGAGTATGTGTTGAACGAAATCTTCAAGAACTCGACACGGGCCCACATAGAAAACAGAGTGAAAAAGCCAGTGGACGTGCTCATAGTCGTGAACAAGCCCAATGTTGAAAAGCCAGGCCCACAATTCTACAAGCTAGAAATGCGGATCGTCGACCATGGACTAGGAATAAAGCCTGAAGTTTTGGACAAGCTATTTGACTATTCGTTCACCACTTTTGAGTCTGAGGTTGTAGAGGAGGATTCCTACAAGACTCTCAATAATACGGGCGCCAATCAGGCCAATATCATAGCTGGCATGGGCTACGGTTTGCCGCTGAGTCTCACTTATAACAGACTGTTCAACGGCGATATCGAGCTCAAGTCCGTTTATGGCCAGGGAACAACTGTTTACCTCAAATGGGTCGGAGTCGATGCTAAACAAATACCTTAA
- a CDS encoding JmjC domain family histone demethylase specific for H3-K36, producing the protein MTVQTKTEDCPVCQSSDDAGPGSDLVYGWIGCELCQRWFHPSCVNLSPHEIETISEYHCPDCAPKHGPSVLKRKSSRSRKKIDYIALNEGQQLREIDKHPHIDNFKMFENDRPLENLIYVVRPEVDGNESGLVTDSKLTQIIFETQLKRPILVPACNPALPNYKNCYDLTFNFPKMTVDQIAEEVGLDKELPVMDVLTQNNSPNWTLGKWRDYFKLKAQDRDRIRNVISLEVSQTKLNDKIELPKSVLDIDVVNKIFLACKSELEAHGIEKPKVSKYILMSVKDSFTDFHVDFGGTSVYYTILQGHKQFLMFPPTKRNLAAYEKWCLSDDQNSFWFGDLVPPTKPGKEPIDPAYMNNGVKIDIDAGDLLILPSGWIHSVYTPCDSVIVGGNFLNMLSLKNHLEVYKIEIDTKVPEKFKFPNFIKVIWLIGWFVMKNNNLTEFELECLSSLIPFYKSQLQDIENIDTADKYHKRIINRIKNSLPTSVIGKPADFVAEFERWYFLQTKKRKYDDM; encoded by the coding sequence ATGACAGTGCAAACAAAGACCGAGGACTGTCCTGTTTGTCAATCGTCAGACGACGCAGGTCCCGGATCTGATCTCGTCTATGGCTGGATTGGCTGCGAGTTGTGCCAACGATGGTTCCATCCATCCTGTGTCAATCTGTCTCCTCATGAGATCGAAACGATAAGCGAGTACCACTGTCCAGACTGTGCCCCTAAACACGGCCCGTCGGTGCTCAAACGGAAATCAAGCCGGTCGCGCAAGAAAATTGACTACATTGCACTGAACGAGGGTCAGCAGCTTCGCGAAATTGACAAACATCCGCACATTGACAACTTCAAAATGTTCGAAAACGATAGACCCCTGGAAAATCTGATATACGTTGTTCGTCCAGAGGTGGATGGCAACGAAAGCGGATTAGTCACGGATAGCAAACTCACGCAGATAATTTTTGAGACGCAATTGAAGCGGCCCATTCTTGTTCCAGCATGCAACCCAGCTCTCCCAAACTACAAGAACTGCTACGATCTCACCTTCAATTTTCCTAAAATGACAGTCGACCAAATCGCGGAGGAGGTGGGACTGGACAAGGAGTTGCCGGTGATGGATGTGCTTACGCAAAACAACTCGCCCAATTGGACGCTGGGAAAGTGGAGAGATTACTTCAAACTTAAAGCTCAAGATAGAGATCGGATACGCAACGTGATCAGCTTGGAGGTGTCGCAAACCAAATTGAACGACAAAATAGAATTGCCCAAATCAGTGCTGGACATCGACGTTGTGAACAAGATCTTTTTGGCTTGCAAGTCAGAGCTGGAAGCGCACGGGATCGAGAAACCCAAAGTCAGTAAATATATCCTCATGTCTGTCAAAGACTCGTTTACCGACTTCCATGTGGATTTTGGGGGGACTTCTGTGTACTACACTATATTGCAGGGCCACAAACAGTTTCTAATGTTCCCACCTACGAAGAGGAACCTTGCAGCATACGAGAAATGGTGCTTGTCGGATGACCAAAATTCATTTTGGTTTGGTGATCTCGTCCCCCCAACAAAACCAGGTAAAGAGCCTATCGATCCGGCCTACATGAACAACGGGGTGAAAATTGATATCGACGCGGGCGACCTGCTTATTCTCCCCTCTGGCTGGATCCATTCAGTCTATACGCCGTGCGACTCCGTCATTGTGGGTGGTAATTTCCTCAACATGCTGAGCCTGAAAAATCATTTGGAGGTTTACAAAATTGAGATCGACACCAAGGTgcctgaaaaattcaaatttCCCAACTTCATCAAAGTCATCTGGCTTATTGGCTGGTTCGTGATGAAAAACAACAACTTGACagagtttgagctggagTGTCTCTCAAGCCTTATTCCATTTTACAAGAGTCAGCTCCAAGATATCGAGAACATCGACACAGCAGACAAATACCATAAGCGTATTATCAACAGGATAAAGAACTCCCTACCAACAAGCGTGATCGGCAAACCTGCAGATTTCGTAGCTGAATTTGAGCGCTGGTACTTTTTACAAACAAAAAAACGCAAGTACGACGATATGTAA
- a CDS encoding Coatomer subunit alpha, with product MKMLTKFESKSSRAKGVAFHPKRPWILVSLHSSTIQLWDYRMGTLIDRFEEHDGPVRAVDFHPTQPIFVSGGDDYTVKVWSLQTRKCMFTLNGHLDYVRTVFFHHDLPWIISCSDDQTIRIWNWQNRQEIACLTGHNHYVMSAQFHPSQDLIVSASLDQTVRVWDISGLRKKHSAPQGGMRSFEEQYARNQVPQQDIFGNTDAVVKYVLEGHDKGVNWASFHPTLPLIVSGGDDRVVKLWRMSETRAWEVDSCRGHTNNVPCVLFHPTEDLIISVGEDRTIRTWDLNKRTPVKQFKRENDRFWLVAAHPTMNLFATCHDSGVMVFKLDRERPASTLFQNTLFFVNNESQVQQYQFDKQQVSLPMLSLNKISKSWTKIRNISYNPAERSLLVQAGENENGVYSYMDLPKEIVGALEPSPRGEGAATAACFIARNRFVTFSKVTHKLEVRDLRNAVTKVIDLDSAVKDILYAGPGTILLMKPNEVIHYDVQQKKELAKIQISNAKYAVWSADTQYVALLSKHTIIIANKKLETLMSMHETIRVKSAAWDDSGVLIYSTLNHIKYALLNGDNGTIKTLENTLYVTKVSGRQCFCLNRKGEVEVVTIDPTEYRFKKALVNKNFNEVLRIIKTSNLVGQNIIGYLQAKGYPEIALQFVEDSETRFELAIECDNLDIALEEAKKLDNPVIWEKLGKEALLQGNVPIVELVYQQLKKLEKLSFLYLITGETEKLSKMEQIAEARGDYSSLFQNSLYLNSVEKRINTFIETGLFPLAYATAKTNGLDDIAESILSEAGLTEADIQMPSFGEPNSVPEVKSVITEPWPLEKASLSYFEQALLGNFEGLSIEDQPQTQATATDRFAASVDDENLFEDAEPIVDDEGWDLGEEELEVEVDDDAVDDDVEDVGALSGELGNWVRNSRCAAGYIAAGAFEPAAQMLNKQLGIANFEPLRKRFLEIYQANKVFIPAIDGLPSLKSYVRADPEEENDSKALPYVPGFDKLEAGLHEGFKLFKANKLEEAIVVFRELIYIVATSVVYNTDDEEKCKEVLAVCKEYILGLSIELARRALPQDDVKRNLELAAYFTRAQLQPSHRVNALQVAMTQSFKYKNYALASYFAGEFLSIITSGPRAEQANKIKAKSDSISTDAVEIDFDPYADFDVCAGTFTPIYKGSPSVTEALTGAKYHASEKGKICSITKVTLVGAPASGLRILA from the exons ATGAAGATGCTCACAAAG TTTGAATCCAAGTCTTCAAGAGCTAAGGGCGTGGCTTTCCACCCCAAACGGCCTTGGATCTTGGTGTCGTTGCATTCGTCCACCATCCAACTCTGGGATTACCGGATGGGTACCCTTATTGATAGATTCGAAGAGCATGACGGCCCTGTGAGAGCTGTCGATTTCCACCCTACGCAACCGAtctttgtttctggtggTGACGACTACACTGTAAAGGTTTGGTCACTGCAAACTAGAAAATGCATGTTCACTTTGAACGGCCATCTGGATTATGTTCGAACTGTGTTTTTCCACCACGATTTGCCATGGATCATTTCGTGTTCCGACGATCAGACCATCAGAATCTGGAATTGGCAGAACCGTCAGGAGATCGCCTGTTTGACTGGCCACAACCACTACGTGATGTCAGCACAGTTCCATCCCTCCCAAGATCTGATTGTCTCGGCTTCGTTGGACCAAACGGTCAGAGTTTGGGACATTTCCGGActgagaaagaagcacTCGGCTCCACAAGGTGGAATGCGCTCTTTCGAAGAACAATACGCCAGAAACCAAGTGCCCCAGCAAGACATCTTTGGGAACACCGATGCCGTCGTCAAGTACGTGCTCGAAGGCCATGACAAAGGTGTCAACTGGGCCTCGTTCCACCCAACGCTTCCACTGATTGTTTCCGGAGGTGACGACAGAGTCGTCAAGCTTTGGCGAATGAGCGAGACCAGAGCCTGGGAAGTTGACAGCTGCAGAGGACACACCAATAACGTCCCCTGTGTCCTCTTCCACCCAACTGAAGATCTCATTATATCGGTTGGCGAGGACAGAACAATCAGAACTTGGGACTTGAACAAAAGAACACCGGTGAAACAATTTAAGCGGGAAAACGACCGGTTCTGGCTTGTTGCCGCTCATCCAACGATGAACCTCTTTGCCACTTGTCATGATTCAGGTGTCATGGTTTTCAAGCTTGACAGAGAAAGACCAGCAAGCACTttgttccagaacacctTGTTCTTTGTTAACAATGAAAGCCAGGTTCAACAGTATCAGTTTGACAAGCAACAAGTGTCTTTGCCAATGCTATCGTTGAACAAGATCAGCAAGTCTTGGACCAAAATTAGAAACATATCCTACAACCCTGCCGAGCGCTCGTTGTTGGTTCAAGCAGGAGAGAATGAGAATGGAGTGTATTCTTACATGGATTTGCCAAAGGAGATTGTTGGTGCACTAGAGCCAAGTCCAAGAGGTGAGGGCGCAGCTACAGCAGCTTGCTTCATTGCCAGAAATAGATTTGTTACCTTTTCAAAAGTTACACACAAATTGGAAGTCAGAGACCTCAGAAACGCGGTCACCAAGGTCATCGATCTTGATTCGGCTGTCAAAGACATCTTGTATGCCGGTCCAGGTACGATCCTTTTGATGAAACCTAACGAGGTTATCCATTATGACGTCCAgcaaaagaaagagcttgCAAAGATCCAGATCAGCAATGCCAAGTATGCTGTTTGGTCTGCAGACACTCAGTATGTTGCTCTTCTGTCCAAACATACCATCATcattgccaacaaaaagctggagacTTTGATGTCGATGCATGAGACTATCAGAGTCAAGAGTGCAGCTTGGGACGACTCTGGCGTCTTGATCTACTCCACGCTAAATCACATCAAGTACGCTTTGCTGAATGGTGACAACGGAACCATCAAAACTCTAGAGAATACTCTTTATGTTACTAAGGTTTCAGGCAGACAGTGTTTCTGTTTGAACAGAAAGGGCGAGGTGGAAGTTGTGACGATTGATCCTACAGAGTACAGATTCAAGAAAGCATTGGTGAATAAGAATTTCAATGAGGTGCTCAGAATTATCAAGACTTCCAACCTTGTGGGTCAGAACATTATCGGCTATCTGCAAGCCAAGGGATATCCTGAAATTGCATTGCAGTTTGTTGAAGATTCTGAGACCAGATTTGAGCTTGCCATAGAATGTGACAATCTTGACATCGCTTTGGAAGAAGCCAAGAAACTGGACAACCCAGTCATTTGGGAGAAACTTGGCAAGGAGGCCCTTCTGCAAGGCAACGTTCCGATTGTCGAACTTGTCTACCAGCAACTCAAAAAACTCGAGAAGCTTTCTTTCCTGTACCTTATCACTGGTGAGACTGAAAAGCTTTCCAAAATGGAGCAAATTGCGGAGGCAAGAGGCGACTACTCGTCTTTGTTCCAAAACAGTCTTTACTTGAACTCTGTTGAAAAAAGAATTAACACTTTCATCGAAACTGGCCTTTTCCCACTTGCATATGCCACGGCCAAGACGAATGGTCTTGACGATATTGCAGAATCGATTCTGTCCGAGGCGGGATTAACGGAGGCTGACATCCAAATGCCTTCGTTCGGAGAGCCTAACAGTGTTCCTGAGGTGAAGTCTGTCATCACTGAGCCATGGCCTCTAGAGAAAGCTTCCTTGTCCTACTTTGAACAAGCTCTTCTTGGCAACTTTGAAGGTTTATCCATCGAAGACCAACCACAAACACAGGCTACTGCCACTGATAGATTTGCTGCCTCTGTAGATGACGAGAACTTGTTCGAGGATGCTGAACCGATTGTCGACGACGAAGGATGGGATCTTGGcgaggaagagcttgaagtCGAAGTTGATGACGATGCAGTTGATGACgatgttgaagatgtcGGAGCTCTTTCAGGCGAGCTTGGAAACTGGGTCAGAAACTCCAGATGTGCTGCAGGATACATTGCTGCGGGAGCATTTgagcctgctgctcaaatGCTGAATAAGCAGCTCGGTATAGCCAATTTCGAGCCTCTAAGAAAGAGGTTCCTTGAGATTTACCAAGCCAACAAGGTTTTCATTCCAGCCATCGACGGTCTCCCATCCCTGAAGTCTTATGTGAGAGCTGACccagaggaagagaatGACTCAAAGGCTCTTCCATACGTTCCGGGCTTCGACAAGCTTGAGGCTGGATTGCACGAAGGATTCAAGCTGTTCAAAGCCAACAAACTAGAAGAGGCCATCGTGGTATTCAGGGAGCTAATCTACATTGTTGCTACATCTGTGGTTTACAATACGGACGATGAAGAGAAGTGCAAAGAGGTGCTTGCCGTCTGCAAGGAGTACATTCTCGGTCTTTCTATTGAGCTTGCCAGAAGAGCTCTGCCTCAGGACGATGTGAAGCGCAATTTGGAGCTGGCAGCCTACTTCACAAGAGCCCAATTGCAACCTTCTCACAGGGTCAATGCTCTCCAGGTTGCCATGACCCAGTCATTCAAATACAAGAACTACGCCCTGGCTTCCTACTTTGCCGGCGAGTTCCTCTCCATAATCACCTCGGGGCCAAGAGCAGAGCAAgccaacaagatcaaggccaagTCGGATTCGATCTCTACCGATGCCGTGGAGATCGATTTCGATCCGTACGCCGACTTTGACGTTTGTGCCGGCACATTCACCCCAATATACAAGGGTTCTCCTTCCGTGACGGAAGCTCTTACAGGTGCCAAATACCATGCGAGCGAGAAGGGCAAGATTTGCTCAATCACCAAGGTCACCTTAGTGGGCGCTCCTGCTTCTGGTCTACGTATTTTGGCTTGA
- a CDS encoding Subunit of the eukaryotic translation initiation factor 3 (eIF3), with protein sequence MSRFFTTVYDSEESSDEELLSSSEELLSSSESEAGERSEPEESEEEEEDDEEWASSSDDDSDDDYHAGKVRGPSYFLKKDFKSGGDDSDSDSDAEEKRVVKSAKEKYLEEIANLVDQIENFSMVEDWVKISTEFDKLNKAVSKYPQFHIPVPRLYIKSLAILEDTISSAQNKDVKKKLNALESKSMNVVKQRVKKAVKDHQSELELYRKNPEAYESGTLVESDTPKETQTTQTAGSEAAGIFTILRSIIETRGKRNVDLAEQISQLEELTQLAKAPFHLISIYLLLVPIRFDLYAKAAFMPLEQWKYALRDINALLDVLEKNRNYVVSETAAPTDDIETEPPADASGVKQMIGSIASLVERLADELTSHLLAIDPHSTEYVSRLRDESSVYTLLVRAQVYYESIISKKELQTPKGDQLARVILKRVDYIYFKPSKLIIFGENTVWKKLDESLDSSIYPKLKESGPQGVDYTNGLIDALCLVLYEQPNSVFRKKAVLYHIYYYAFNDQYFKARDMLLLSHLQATIHTADPQLQVLFNRSLVQLGLSAFRCGLIHEAQQSLYEIATSPRQKELLGQGVQRFQVQQSQVDKQRLLPFHMHVNLELLECSFYTASMLIEVPLMAQNPDFAKRRVAVSKSFKRVLEYHERQIFDGPPEYTRDYIMLAAKALLKSDWKKASELINSIKIWDLFNNSDKIKAMLLEKLQIEALRTYLFTNETFYSKLSISTLAAIFQIEEKIVKSTVLKMIANEEITALYNQPANILEFVEGNKLKASKLQELALNLSEKVNQIVERNERLSLGGFQYPLEKKQNRPERANGVATKQ encoded by the coding sequence ATGTCGAGATTTTTTACGACTGTGTACGATTCGGAGGAGTCTTCTGACGAGGAATTGCTTTCTTCGTCGGAAGAGCTTCTTTCGTCATCCGAATCTGAGGCCGGCGAACGTTCTGAGCCGGAAGAATccgaagaagaggaggaagacgacgaagagtgggcctccagctccgacgacgactctGACGACGACTACCATGCCGGCAAGGTGAGAGGACCGTCGTATTTCCTGAAGAAGGATTTCAAGAGCGGAGGAGACGACAGCGACTCAGACAGCGACGCAGAAGAAAAGAGGGTGGTGAAGAGCGCCAAGGAGAAGTATTTGGAGGAGATTGCCAATCTCGTGGACCAGATTGAGAACTTCTCGATGGTTGAAGACTGGGTGAAGATATCGACCGAATTTGATAAGCTGAACAAGGCTGTTTCGAAATATCCACAGTTCCACATTCCCGTGCCGCGTCTGTATATCAAATCGCTTGCCATTTTGGAAGATACCATTTCTTCAGCACAGAACAAGGAcgtgaagaagaagctgaacgcGTTGGAGTCGAAGTCGATGAACGTGGTGAAACAAAGAGTCAAGAAGGCTGTAAAGGACCACCAGTCGGAATTGGAGTTATacagaaaaaatccagaggCATACGAGAGCGGAACCTTAGTCGAAAGCGACACTCCAAAGGAAACCCAAACCACACAGACTGCTGGCTCGGAGGCTGCTGGAATATTCACGATTTTGCGTTCTATCATAGAAACCAGAGGAAAGAGAAATGTTGACCTTGCAGAGCAAATCAGCcaattggaagagctcaCACAACTGGCCAAGGCGCCTTTCCATCTCATCTCCATCTACCTGCTTCTTGTTCCTATCAGATTTGATCTGTATGCCAAAGCAGCCTTCATGCCTTTGGAACAATGGAAATATGCTCTTAGAGACATCAATGCTCtgctggacgtgctggaaaaaaaccGGAACTACGTTGTCAGCGAGACTGCCGCTCCGACCGACGATATTGAGACCGAGCCGCCAGCCGACGCGAGCGGTGTCAAGCAGATGATTGGCTCCATCGCGTCATTGGTCGAGAGACTTGCTGACGAGCTCACTTCCCATCTTCTGGCCATCGATCCCCACTCCACAGAGTACGTTTCCAGACTCAGAGACGAGTCGTCAGTGTACACTCTGTTGGTGAGAGCTCAGGTCTACTACGAGTCGATCATCTCTAAGAAGGAGCTGCAGACTCCTAAAGGTGACCAGCTTGCCAGAGtcattttgaaaagagtGGATTACATCTACTTCAAGCCTTCGAAGCTTATCATTTTTGGCGAAAATACagtctggaaaaaattggaCGAGTCGCTGGACTCCAGCATTtatccaaaattgaaagagTCCGGACCGCAGGGAGTCGATTACACAAACGGCCTGATCGACGCACTCTGCCTGGTGTTGTACGAACAGCCAAACTCCGTGTTCAGAAAGAAGGCCGTGCTTTACCACATCTACTATTATGCGTTTAACGACCAGTATTTCAAAGCTCGTGAcatgctgctgctgtcgcACTTGCAGGCCACCATCCACACCGCCGACCCCCAATTGCAAGTGCTTTTCAACAGATCACTGGTCCAGCTGGGACTGAGTGCATTTAGATGTGGTCTTATCCACGAGGCCCAGCAGTCATTGTACGAGATTGCCACGTCTCCAAGACAGaaggagctgcttggcCAGGGAGTCCAGAGATTCCAAGTCCAGCAGTCCCAGGTGGATAAGCAGAGACTGCTTCCTTTCCACATGCACGTCAACCTAGAGCTCCTAGAATGCTCGTTCTACACGGCTTCCATGCTGATTGAGGTGCCCTTGATGGCGCAAAACCCCGACTTTGCCAAGAGAAGAGTCGCCGTGTCCAAGTCGTTCAAGAGAGTGCTTGAGTACCATGAGAGACAGATTTTCGACGGCCCTCCAGAGTACACAAGAGATTACATTATGCTGGCAGCCAAGGCTCTGCTCAAGTCGGACTGGAAAAAAGCCAgcgagctgatcaactcCATCAAGATCTGGGATCTTTTCAACAACAGcgacaaaatcaaggctATGcttctggaaaaactcCAGATCGAGGCACTGAGAACTTACCTGTTCACCAACGAGACTTTCTACTCCAAGCTTTCCATCTCGACGCTGGctgccattttccagatcgaggagaaaatcgtCAAGTCCACCGTCCTCAAGATGATCGccaacgaggagatcaCCGCTCTGTACAACCAGCCAGCCAACATTCTCGAGTTTGTTGAGggcaacaagctcaaggcTTCGAAATTGCAGGAGTTGGCGCTGAACCTGAGCGAGAAGGTGAACCAGATTGTTGAGAGAAACGAACGTCTGAGCTTGGGAGGTTTCCAGTATccgttggagaaaaaacagaacaGACCAGAACGTGCGAATGGCGTTGCCACCAAGCAGTAA